In Sodalis ligni, a single genomic region encodes these proteins:
- the flgE gene encoding flagellar hook protein FlgE, giving the protein MGFSQAISGLNAASNNLDVIGNNIANSETSGFKSASVSFADVFASSEVGLGVKVAAVTQNFNDGAVNTTDNGLNVAISNNGFFRVVDGSGTVHYTRDGDFTLDDNRNLMTTTGMNVTGYAATGTPPTIQQGTNPINLSIPTTGVAATPTQIATMQLNLTSSATIVPATTTFDPNDSTTYSYSQPMTTYDSLGNPHNMSLYFTKTADNTWNVKSVDASTTPATTSNLGTLNFNSNGTLNTDALNGGGPDDFNITMAGINGAAADTFNISFAGSQQQYASASSVTGQNQDGNYAGDLTKYEINDDGTITGTYSNGDTLLLGQIVLANFANPQGLKSDGDNTWSATAASGQAIVGTAGNGTFGTLTSGALEGSNVNMSNELVNLIVAQRDYQSNAQTIKAQDTIMQTLVSMS; this is encoded by the coding sequence ATGGGTTTTTCACAAGCGATCAGCGGGCTGAATGCCGCCTCCAATAACCTGGACGTCATCGGCAATAACATCGCAAACTCCGAAACCAGCGGCTTCAAATCGGCGTCGGTGTCCTTTGCCGACGTCTTCGCCAGCTCCGAAGTGGGGCTGGGGGTTAAAGTGGCGGCGGTGACGCAAAATTTCAACGACGGCGCGGTGAATACCACCGACAACGGCCTGAACGTGGCGATTTCCAATAACGGTTTTTTCCGGGTGGTGGACGGTAGCGGTACGGTGCATTATACCCGTGACGGCGACTTCACGCTGGATGACAATCGCAACCTGATGACCACTACCGGCATGAATGTTACCGGTTATGCCGCCACCGGCACGCCGCCCACCATCCAGCAGGGGACCAATCCGATAAACCTCAGCATTCCCACCACCGGTGTTGCGGCCACACCCACCCAAATCGCCACCATGCAGTTGAACCTGACCTCCAGCGCGACCATCGTGCCCGCGACCACTACATTTGATCCGAATGACTCGACCACCTACAGCTACTCACAGCCGATGACCACCTATGACAGCCTGGGCAATCCGCACAACATGAGCCTGTACTTTACCAAGACCGCCGATAATACCTGGAACGTGAAAAGCGTCGACGCCAGCACCACGCCTGCCACGACGTCCAATCTCGGGACGCTGAATTTCAACTCGAACGGTACGCTGAATACCGACGCTCTCAACGGTGGCGGTCCCGATGATTTCAACATTACCATGGCGGGCATCAACGGCGCCGCTGCCGATACTTTCAATATCAGCTTCGCCGGTTCCCAGCAGCAGTACGCCTCCGCCAGCAGCGTCACCGGACAGAACCAGGACGGTAATTACGCCGGGGATTTGACCAAATACGAGATCAATGACGACGGCACCATTACCGGCACCTATTCCAACGGCGATACGCTATTGCTGGGACAAATCGTGTTGGCCAACTTCGCCAATCCCCAGGGCCTGAAATCCGACGGCGACAATACCTGGAGCGCCACTGCGGCATCGGGGCAGGCCATTGTCGGCACCGCAGGCAACGGCACCTTCGGCACACTCACCAGCGGCGCGCTGGAAGGCTCCAACGTGAATATGAGCAATGAGCTGGTGAACCTGATCGTCGCCCAGCGCGATTATCAGTCCAATGCGCAGACCATCAAGGCGCAGGACACCATCATGCAAACCCTGGTCAGCATGAGTTGA
- the flgD gene encoding flagellar hook assembly protein FlgD has protein sequence MGVSVSVNDPVDNTKVPTASSTGNTSADLQNQFLNLLVAQLQNQDPTNPMDNSQLTTQLAQISELNGIENLNTTLGSISGQLNTTQSLQASTLVGHGVMVDGTAIMVGSDSSTTPFGLELDAAAANTTVTIKDSSGTVVRTVQLGAESAGVHSFTWDGTDDSGTAVPEGTYSFSVASTDSGGASVVSTPLQYAAVYGVNTNSDGTSELNLGLAGNITLDKVRQIL, from the coding sequence ATGGGCGTCTCAGTAAGCGTTAACGACCCGGTGGACAATACCAAAGTGCCGACCGCCAGCTCCACCGGCAACACCAGCGCGGATTTGCAAAACCAGTTCCTCAACCTGCTGGTGGCGCAATTGCAAAACCAGGATCCCACCAACCCGATGGACAATTCCCAATTGACCACGCAGCTGGCGCAGATAAGCGAGCTGAACGGGATTGAAAACCTCAATACCACGCTGGGCTCCATTTCCGGCCAGCTGAATACCACGCAATCCCTCCAAGCGTCAACCCTGGTGGGCCACGGCGTGATGGTGGACGGTACCGCCATCATGGTGGGCAGCGACAGTTCCACCACGCCGTTCGGGCTGGAGCTGGACGCCGCCGCCGCCAATACCACCGTGACCATCAAAGATTCCAGCGGCACCGTGGTGCGAACGGTGCAGTTGGGTGCGGAAAGCGCCGGGGTGCACAGCTTTACCTGGGACGGCACCGATGATTCCGGGACCGCGGTGCCCGAAGGAACCTATTCCTTCTCCGTGGCATCCACCGATTCCGGCGGCGCCAGCGTGGTGTCCACGCCGCTGCAATATGCGGCGGTGTACGGCGTCAATACCAACAGCGACGGTACATCCGAACTTAATCTCGGCCTGGCGGGCAATATTACGCTCGACAAGGTACGCCAAATTCTTTAA
- the flgC gene encoding flagellar basal body rod protein FlgC, which translates to MGMTSIFDISGSALTAQSQRMNVAASNLANADSVTGPDGQPYHAKEVVFQVAAPAGQEIGGVQVSGVVESPAAEKLVYQPGNPLADNNGYVRMPNVNVVDEMVNSMSASRSYQANVEVLNTAKTLMQKTLTLGQ; encoded by the coding sequence ATGGGAATGACCTCGATTTTCGATATTTCCGGTTCGGCGCTCACCGCGCAGTCGCAGCGCATGAACGTGGCCGCCAGCAACCTGGCCAACGCCGACAGCGTCACCGGGCCGGACGGCCAGCCCTACCATGCCAAAGAAGTGGTATTCCAGGTGGCGGCCCCCGCCGGCCAGGAAATCGGCGGCGTGCAGGTGAGCGGCGTCGTGGAATCCCCGGCGGCGGAAAAGCTGGTTTACCAGCCGGGCAATCCGCTGGCGGACAACAACGGCTATGTACGGATGCCGAATGTGAACGTGGTGGATGAAATGGTGAACAGCATGTCGGCCTCCCGCAGTTACCAGGCCAACGTGGAAGTGCTGAATACCGCTAAAACCCTTATGCAGAAAACCCTGACCTTGGGTCAATAA
- the flgB gene encoding flagellar basal body rod protein FlgB has translation MLDKLDAALQFQQEALNLRAQRQEILAANIANADTPGYQARDMDFASELNKALTQGRASGNALSLTTTSPRHIEATTSVSPVSQLMYRVPDQPALDGNTVDMDRERTAFAENSLQYQANLTVLGGQIKNMNSVLQE, from the coding sequence ATGCTTGATAAACTTGATGCTGCCCTGCAATTCCAGCAGGAGGCCCTGAATCTGCGCGCGCAGCGTCAGGAGATCCTTGCCGCCAATATCGCCAATGCCGATACCCCCGGTTACCAGGCTCGGGATATGGATTTCGCCAGCGAATTGAACAAAGCCCTTACCCAGGGGCGAGCCAGCGGCAATGCCTTGTCCCTTACCACCACCTCTCCCCGTCATATCGAGGCCACCACGTCTGTCTCTCCGGTCAGCCAGCTGATGTACCGCGTACCGGATCAGCCGGCCCTTGATGGCAATACGGTGGATATGGACCGCGAGAGAACGGCATTTGCCGAGAACAGCCTGCAGTATCAGGCCAATCTGACGGTGCTGGGCGGGCAGATCAAAAACATGAACTCGGTGCTACAGGAATAA
- the flgA gene encoding flagellar basal body P-ring formation chaperone FlgA, protein MNAFQLSGPVCGDRCPAAGRHSGRPGAGGNAAMAPAARPWRSALLAACLLVAPLASADDALTGQLTAFMQQQYTPPPAALEVVIRTPSSQRLSCERPQFSLPSRSRNWGNLSIAVVCGSQKRYIQAEVRVTDRYLIAASPIAVGQTVTSGDIAWRTGRLDQLSSLPLRNMPDAVGTVSERAIGSGQPLTAAMLRRPWLVKNGQQVQVSALGEGFTVQSSGKAMNNAAANDPVRIRMDSGQIVNGRLMPDGSVHVVL, encoded by the coding sequence GTGAACGCATTTCAACTATCCGGACCGGTTTGCGGCGACAGATGTCCGGCAGCAGGCCGGCATTCAGGCCGTCCGGGTGCCGGCGGCAACGCGGCAATGGCGCCGGCCGCCCGCCCGTGGCGGAGCGCCCTGCTGGCGGCATGTCTGTTGGTGGCGCCCTTGGCCAGCGCGGACGATGCTTTAACCGGGCAGTTAACCGCCTTTATGCAGCAGCAATATACGCCGCCGCCGGCGGCGCTGGAGGTAGTGATAAGAACGCCCTCCTCACAGCGGCTGTCCTGCGAGCGACCGCAATTTTCGCTGCCGTCCCGCAGCCGTAACTGGGGCAATCTCAGCATCGCCGTGGTGTGCGGTTCGCAAAAACGTTATATTCAGGCTGAAGTGCGGGTTACGGACCGCTATCTGATTGCCGCCAGCCCTATCGCCGTGGGGCAGACGGTAACCAGCGGGGATATCGCCTGGCGAACCGGACGGCTGGATCAGCTCTCTTCGTTGCCGCTCAGGAATATGCCCGACGCCGTCGGTACGGTCAGCGAAAGGGCTATCGGCAGCGGACAGCCGCTCACCGCCGCGATGCTGCGGCGTCCGTGGCTGGTGAAAAACGGTCAGCAGGTACAGGTCTCGGCGCTGGGCGAAGGGTTTACCGTTCAAAGCAGCGGTAAGGCAATGAACAACGCAGCGGCAAACGATCCCGTGCGAATACGTATGGACTCAGGGCAAATCGTTAACGGCCGGTTGATGCCCGACGGCAGCGTGCATGTTGTGTTATAA
- the flgM gene encoding flagellar biosynthesis anti-sigma factor FlgM, giving the protein MSIDSTRPITPLNPIQGSEIGTVQPQKNKGTGKSGATGEETQVNLSDAQARLRQDGSQDIDSAKVESIKESIRNGNLKVDTGKIADALIAQTRSMLNDAE; this is encoded by the coding sequence ATGAGTATTGATAGCACCCGTCCGATTACCCCGCTGAACCCGATACAAGGTTCGGAAATCGGTACTGTCCAGCCGCAAAAAAACAAGGGAACCGGCAAATCCGGCGCCACGGGTGAAGAAACCCAGGTCAATCTGAGCGACGCCCAGGCGCGTTTGCGACAGGACGGCAGCCAGGATATCGATAGCGCAAAAGTGGAAAGCATCAAGGAATCCATCCGCAACGGTAATCTGAAAGTGGATACCGGTAAAATTGCCGATGCGCTTATTGCTCAAACGCGCTCAATGCTCAATGATGCGGAATAA
- a CDS encoding flagella synthesis protein FlgN, which yields MNELEQLCGRMLSILQQLELILVEEQRLLSAGQVNAALLHRVTENKNEQLTTLQYVDNLRQKAALLNDAGTPPYESYSELHHLWLSIMELTAKLSRNNYRNGLLLAQHLKHNQQILAVLEEHQTQRRLYGPDGQSLNGHILGRKFSV from the coding sequence ATGAATGAACTGGAACAGCTATGCGGCAGAATGCTGAGCATCCTGCAACAGCTTGAACTCATTTTAGTGGAAGAACAGCGCCTGCTGAGCGCCGGCCAGGTAAACGCAGCTTTATTGCATCGGGTAACGGAAAATAAAAACGAGCAGCTCACCACCCTGCAGTATGTGGATAACCTGCGGCAAAAAGCGGCGCTATTGAACGATGCGGGCACCCCGCCCTATGAATCCTATTCCGAGCTGCATCATCTTTGGTTGTCCATTATGGAACTGACGGCGAAGCTCAGCCGCAACAATTACCGTAACGGCCTGCTGTTGGCTCAGCATTTGAAACATAACCAGCAAATACTGGCGGTGCTGGAAGAGCATCAGACTCAACGGCGCCTCTACGGCCCCGACGGTCAATCCCTTAACGGGCATATTCTCGGCCGCAAATTCAGCGTATAG
- a CDS encoding flagellar protein FlhE — translation MIRNQTIRSGLLLFCLYYAAAPLYATAQEKGQLPPGIKALSDQGPAVGEAKTPVRPPAALALKKRPVPLAKGVMSVESSADGGWVAEGHMLILSQRGIPKSSAPMRPYIHIPAGAVITSVYWRIVSGQPLPTDVSLAACMPGKCLPLQGQSGRSDGLAGQPADNPLVLTLSMAGRGAITPPAVVKYYQLQINYRTGASR, via the coding sequence ATGATACGCAACCAAACGATCAGAAGCGGATTATTGCTGTTCTGCTTGTATTATGCGGCGGCGCCGTTATACGCGACGGCGCAGGAGAAGGGTCAACTGCCGCCGGGCATCAAAGCATTGTCAGACCAAGGCCCGGCGGTGGGAGAGGCTAAAACGCCGGTCAGGCCGCCGGCCGCCTTAGCGCTGAAAAAACGCCCGGTGCCGCTGGCCAAAGGGGTCATGTCGGTGGAGAGCAGCGCAGACGGCGGCTGGGTGGCGGAAGGGCATATGCTGATCCTCAGCCAGCGAGGCATACCGAAAAGCAGCGCTCCCATGCGCCCTTATATCCACATTCCCGCCGGCGCGGTGATTACCTCGGTCTACTGGCGCATCGTCAGCGGGCAACCGTTGCCGACGGACGTTTCACTGGCCGCCTGCATGCCGGGCAAATGCCTGCCGCTGCAGGGACAGTCAGGACGCAGCGACGGCCTGGCGGGCCAGCCGGCGGACAATCCGCTGGTGTTGACGTTGAGCATGGCGGGACGCGGCGCTATTACGCCGCCGGCAGTGGTGAAGTACTATCAATTGCAAATCAATTACCGGACCGGGGCATCGCGCTAG
- the flhA gene encoding flagellar biosynthesis protein FlhA: protein MAYLVALLRLPVNIKAAQWQILAGPVLILMILSMMVLPLPPFILDLLFTFNIALSIMVLLVAMFTKRTLEFAAFPTILLFSTLLRLSLNIASTRIILLRGHTGAAAAGRVIEAFGHFLVGGNFAIGIVVFIILVVINFMVITKGAGRIAEVGARFVLDGMPGKQMAIDADLNAGLIGEGEAKTRRSEVTQEADFYGSMDGASKFVRGDAIAGLLIMVINVIGGLLVGMIQHGMALADAAESYTLLTIGDGLVAQIPALVISTAAGVIVTRVGTNEDVGQQMVGQLFNNPKVMVLSAGVLGLLGLVPGMPNLVFLLFTALLLGLAWWLQGKPEPAAATAKAQVKQDNAQAKEASWSDVQLEDPLGMEVGYRLIPMVDFQQNGELLGRIRSIRKKFAQETGYLPPVVHIRDNLELQPASYRILLKGVEMGHGEAYPGRWMAINPGSAVGELKGDVTRDPAFGLPAVWIDSALKEQAQTQGYTVVEASTVVATHLNHLIGIHASELLGRQETQQLLDRVTQEMPKLTEEFIPGALSLTIFHKVLQNLLAESVPIRDMRTIIETLVEHAPIQKDPAELTVVVRVALGRAITQRWFPGESEIQVIGLDLALERVLLQALQNGGGLEPGMADRVLAQAREALQKQESLNAPPVLLVNHSLRPLLARFLRRTLPQLAVLSNLEVSDQRQIRMTSMLGGGN from the coding sequence ATGGCTTATCTGGTAGCGTTATTACGTTTGCCCGTCAACATCAAAGCCGCGCAATGGCAGATCCTCGCCGGCCCGGTACTGATCCTGATGATTCTGTCGATGATGGTGCTGCCTCTGCCGCCCTTTATCCTGGACCTGCTGTTTACCTTTAATATTGCCTTGTCCATTATGGTGCTGCTGGTGGCGATGTTCACCAAGCGTACCCTGGAATTCGCCGCATTTCCCACCATCCTGCTGTTTTCCACCCTGCTGCGCTTATCGCTGAACATCGCTTCCACCCGCATTATCCTGCTGCGTGGCCATACCGGCGCGGCGGCGGCCGGGCGGGTTATCGAGGCGTTCGGCCACTTTTTGGTGGGGGGCAATTTCGCCATCGGTATCGTGGTATTCATTATCCTGGTGGTGATCAACTTTATGGTGATTACCAAAGGGGCGGGGCGTATCGCAGAAGTGGGCGCTCGGTTTGTGCTCGACGGCATGCCCGGTAAACAGATGGCCATCGATGCCGATCTTAACGCCGGTCTTATCGGCGAGGGCGAAGCCAAGACCCGGCGCAGCGAGGTGACCCAGGAGGCGGACTTTTACGGATCCATGGACGGCGCGAGCAAGTTTGTCCGCGGCGATGCCATCGCCGGCCTGCTGATCATGGTTATCAACGTTATCGGCGGCCTGCTGGTGGGCATGATTCAGCACGGTATGGCGCTGGCCGACGCCGCAGAGAGTTATACGCTGTTAACCATCGGCGACGGCCTGGTGGCGCAAATTCCCGCGCTGGTGATCTCCACCGCCGCCGGGGTGATTGTCACCCGGGTCGGCACCAATGAAGACGTCGGCCAGCAAATGGTCGGCCAGCTGTTCAATAATCCCAAGGTCATGGTCCTGAGCGCCGGGGTGCTGGGGCTGCTGGGGCTGGTGCCGGGCATGCCCAACCTGGTGTTTTTGCTGTTTACCGCCCTGTTGCTGGGTCTGGCCTGGTGGCTGCAGGGAAAACCCGAGCCCGCGGCGGCAACGGCCAAAGCGCAAGTCAAGCAGGACAATGCCCAGGCCAAGGAAGCCAGCTGGAGTGATGTACAATTGGAAGATCCCCTGGGCATGGAAGTGGGCTACCGGCTGATTCCCATGGTGGATTTCCAGCAAAACGGCGAACTGCTGGGGCGTATTCGCAGTATTCGTAAAAAATTCGCTCAGGAAACCGGCTATCTGCCGCCGGTGGTGCATATTCGCGATAATCTGGAGCTGCAGCCCGCCAGCTACCGGATATTGCTTAAAGGCGTCGAGATGGGGCACGGCGAGGCCTATCCCGGACGCTGGATGGCCATCAATCCCGGCAGCGCCGTCGGCGAGCTGAAGGGGGATGTTACCCGCGATCCGGCGTTCGGCCTGCCGGCGGTCTGGATTGATAGCGCCTTGAAAGAGCAGGCGCAGACCCAGGGTTATACCGTGGTGGAAGCCAGCACCGTGGTGGCGACCCACCTGAACCACCTCATCGGCATTCACGCCAGCGAACTGCTGGGCCGCCAGGAAACCCAGCAACTGCTGGACCGGGTAACGCAGGAAATGCCCAAGCTGACGGAAGAATTCATCCCCGGCGCCCTGTCGCTGACCATTTTCCATAAAGTCTTGCAAAATCTGCTGGCGGAAAGCGTGCCCATCCGCGATATGCGCACCATTATCGAAACCCTGGTGGAACATGCGCCGATTCAAAAAGATCCGGCGGAATTGACGGTGGTGGTGCGGGTGGCTCTCGGCCGGGCCATAACCCAGCGCTGGTTCCCAGGGGAGAGCGAAATTCAGGTCATCGGGCTGGATTTGGCGTTGGAGCGGGTGCTGCTGCAGGCGCTGCAAAACGGCGGCGGTCTGGAGCCCGGCATGGCGGATCGGGTATTGGCCCAGGCCAGGGAGGCGCTGCAGAAACAGGAAAGCCTCAACGCGCCGCCGGTATTATTGGTTAATCACAGCCTGCGTCCGCTACTGGCCCGTTTCCTGCGCCGCACGCTGCCGCAGCTGGCGGTGCTGTCCAATCTGGAAGTGAGCGACCAGCGCCAAATCCGTATGACCTCCATGCTGGGAGGCGGCAATTAG
- the flhB gene encoding flagellar biosynthesis protein FlhB — MADDSDLEKSEAPTAHRLEKAREEGQIPRSRELTSVLMLLAGLAILWMGGESLARQLAAMIAQGMRFDHGIISDDRQILFQIEALVKQTVWALLPVFAGLVMTALAAPLLLGGVMFNPGSIKFDLKKLNPLPGLKRVVSSQSLSELFKAILKALLVGWVTGWFLWHNWPLMVHLVLESPVTALGDALDLIATCMLLIIMSMIPIVAFDVFWQLWSHSKKLRMTRQEIRDEFKDQEGDPHVKNRIRQQQRALSKRRMMNDVPKADVIITNPTHYAVALRYEDSKMSAPKVIAKGAGEIALRIRELGESHRIPLLEAPPLARALYRHCDIGQSIPAALYAAVAEVLAWVYQLKRWRREGGLIPKTPTHLPVPTALDFVHEKE, encoded by the coding sequence ATGGCGGACGACAGCGATCTGGAAAAAAGCGAGGCGCCCACCGCCCACCGATTGGAGAAGGCCCGCGAAGAGGGGCAGATTCCCCGATCCCGTGAATTGACCTCGGTGCTGATGCTGCTGGCCGGGCTGGCCATACTGTGGATGGGCGGCGAATCATTGGCCCGCCAGCTGGCGGCGATGATCGCGCAGGGAATGCGTTTTGACCACGGTATTATCAGTGACGATCGGCAAATATTGTTTCAGATTGAGGCGCTGGTCAAACAAACGGTTTGGGCCTTGCTGCCGGTTTTTGCCGGCCTGGTGATGACGGCATTGGCGGCGCCGCTGCTGCTGGGCGGCGTGATGTTCAATCCCGGGTCGATAAAATTCGATTTAAAAAAACTCAATCCGCTGCCGGGCCTCAAGCGGGTGGTCTCCTCCCAGTCCTTATCAGAGCTGTTTAAAGCGATTCTAAAAGCCCTGCTGGTGGGGTGGGTGACCGGCTGGTTCCTGTGGCATAACTGGCCGCTCATGGTGCATCTGGTCTTGGAATCGCCGGTGACGGCGCTGGGGGACGCCCTGGATCTGATTGCCACCTGTATGCTGCTGATTATCATGTCCATGATCCCCATAGTGGCATTCGACGTATTTTGGCAATTGTGGAGCCACAGCAAAAAACTGCGCATGACCCGGCAGGAAATCCGTGATGAATTCAAGGATCAGGAAGGGGATCCCCATGTTAAAAACCGTATCCGCCAGCAGCAGCGCGCCCTGTCCAAACGCCGCATGATGAACGACGTGCCGAAAGCCGATGTCATTATTACCAATCCTACCCATTATGCCGTGGCGCTGCGCTATGAAGACAGCAAGATGAGCGCGCCAAAAGTCATCGCCAAAGGCGCGGGGGAGATTGCCCTGCGTATCCGGGAACTGGGCGAGAGTCATCGCATTCCCTTGCTGGAAGCCCCTCCGCTGGCCCGTGCGCTGTATCGGCACTGCGACATCGGCCAGTCGATTCCCGCCGCATTGTATGCGGCGGTGGCCGAGGTGTTGGCATGGGTTTATCAGTTGAAGCGCTGGCGCCGCGAGGGCGGTTTGATCCCGAAAACCCCCACCCATTTACCGGTGCCGACGGCACTGGATTTTGTTCACGAGAAAGAGTGA
- the cheY gene encoding chemotaxis response regulator CheY, with protein MADKELRFLVVDDFSTMRRIVRNLLKELGFINVDEAEDGIDALTKLRAGNIDFVISDWNMPNMDGLTLLKSIRQDGALASLPVLMVTAEAKKENIIAAAQAGASGYVVKPFTAATLEEKLNKIFEKLGM; from the coding sequence ATGGCTGATAAAGAACTCAGGTTTCTGGTGGTGGACGACTTTTCGACAATGCGTCGCATCGTTCGTAACCTGCTGAAAGAACTGGGCTTCATTAACGTGGACGAAGCTGAGGATGGCATTGATGCCCTCACCAAGCTGCGCGCCGGCAACATCGATTTTGTCATTTCCGACTGGAATATGCCGAATATGGACGGTCTGACATTGCTGAAAAGTATCCGCCAGGACGGAGCCCTGGCTTCGCTGCCGGTGCTCATGGTCACCGCGGAAGCCAAAAAAGAGAATATCATCGCCGCCGCCCAGGCGGGGGCCAGCGGTTATGTGGTGAAGCCTTTTACCGCGGCCACGCTTGAAGAGAAGCTGAATAAAATATTCGAAAAGTTGGGGATGTAA
- a CDS encoding protein-glutamate methylesterase/protein-glutamine glutaminase, with product MNKIRVLCVDDSALMRQLMTEIINGFPDVEVVATAPDPLVARELIKKLNPAVLTLDVEMPRMDGLDFLEKLMRLRPMPVVMVSSLTGRGSEITLRALELGAIDFVTKPQSGLRDGMLAYSESIAEKIRTAARARLPKRQGGSAPAVLNVLLLSSEKLIAIGASTGGTEAIRHVLEPLPATSPALLITQHMPPGFTRSFAERLNKLCQITVKEAEDGERILPGHAYIAPGARHMELARSGANYQIRLHDGPPVNRHRPSVDVLFKSVAQYAGRNAVGVILTGMGNDGAAGLLAMRNAGAYTLAQDEASCVVFGMPREAIAMGGSNEVVPLHQMSQRMMTQISAGQALRI from the coding sequence ATGAATAAAATCAGGGTGCTGTGTGTTGATGATTCCGCATTGATGCGTCAATTAATGACTGAAATCATTAATGGTTTTCCCGATGTGGAAGTAGTGGCAACCGCCCCTGATCCCCTGGTGGCGCGGGAACTGATTAAAAAACTCAATCCGGCGGTATTAACGCTGGATGTGGAAATGCCGCGCATGGACGGGTTGGATTTTTTGGAAAAGCTGATGCGCCTGCGGCCGATGCCGGTGGTGATGGTGTCATCCCTCACCGGCCGCGGATCGGAAATTACCCTGCGGGCGCTGGAGCTGGGCGCGATAGATTTTGTCACCAAACCGCAAAGCGGCCTGCGTGACGGTATGTTGGCCTACAGCGAATCCATTGCCGAAAAAATCCGCACCGCCGCCCGCGCCCGTTTGCCCAAACGGCAGGGCGGCAGCGCGCCGGCGGTGCTGAACGTTCTGCTGCTGAGCAGTGAAAAATTGATCGCCATCGGCGCGTCCACCGGCGGTACGGAGGCCATCAGGCATGTGCTTGAACCGCTGCCCGCCACCAGTCCGGCGCTGCTCATCACCCAGCATATGCCCCCCGGATTTACCCGGTCCTTCGCCGAACGCTTGAATAAGCTGTGCCAAATCACGGTAAAAGAAGCGGAAGACGGGGAACGTATATTACCGGGACATGCCTATATCGCCCCCGGCGCGCGGCATATGGAGCTGGCGCGCAGCGGCGCCAATTACCAGATCCGACTGCACGACGGCCCGCCGGTAAACCGGCATCGCCCGTCGGTGGATGTGCTGTTCAAGTCGGTGGCGCAATACGCCGGTCGTAATGCCGTCGGCGTCATCCTGACCGGCATGGGCAACGACGGCGCGGCCGGGCTGCTGGCCATGCGCAATGCCGGCGCCTATACCCTGGCGCAGGATGAAGCCAGCTGCGTGGTATTCGGCATGCCCCGGGAGGCTATCGCCATGGGGGGCAGTAACGAAGTCGTGCCGTTACATCAAATGAGCCAACGGATGATGACCCAGATAAGCGCCGGCCAGGCATTACGTATTTAG
- the cheR gene encoding protein-glutamate O-methyltransferase CheR, protein MPNQAENAAPWSNLALPVPLSDAHFQRICQLIYQRAGLVLASHKREMVYNRLVRRLRTLGMSDFGTYLARLEADANGEEWEVFINALTTNLTAFFRELHHFPILARHAKERPGAYSVWSTAASTGEEPYSIAMTLLETLPGSLSQVQVIGSDINTQVLEKARAGVYRHEELRGLSTAHRQRFFLRGTGPHDGLARVRPEVSALVRFQYLNLLASDWALPGPFDAIFCRNVMIYFDKVTQERILRRFAPLLKPGGLLFAGHSENFSQISDDFKLRGQTVYQLTKERR, encoded by the coding sequence ATGCCTAATCAGGCTGAAAATGCCGCACCATGGTCAAATTTGGCACTTCCTGTGCCCTTATCCGATGCGCATTTCCAGCGCATCTGCCAGTTGATATATCAGAGGGCCGGCCTTGTCCTGGCCAGCCACAAGCGGGAGATGGTTTACAACCGCCTGGTGCGGCGGTTGCGCACCCTTGGGATGTCCGATTTCGGTACCTATTTGGCGCGTCTGGAAGCTGACGCCAACGGTGAAGAGTGGGAGGTGTTCATTAACGCCTTGACCACCAACCTGACCGCTTTTTTTCGCGAGCTGCACCATTTCCCGATCCTGGCGCGCCACGCCAAGGAGCGGCCGGGGGCCTACAGCGTCTGGAGTACCGCGGCCTCCACCGGCGAGGAGCCTTACTCCATTGCCATGACGCTGTTGGAAACGCTGCCGGGTTCCCTGAGCCAGGTGCAGGTCATCGGCAGCGATATCAATACCCAGGTATTGGAGAAGGCCCGGGCCGGGGTTTATCGCCATGAGGAGCTGCGGGGGCTCAGTACCGCGCACCGGCAGCGGTTTTTCCTGCGTGGTACCGGTCCCCATGACGGTCTGGCGCGGGTTCGTCCGGAAGTGAGCGCGCTGGTGCGTTTTCAGTACCTGAATCTCCTGGCCTCGGACTGGGCTCTGCCGGGTCCTTTTGACGCTATTTTTTGTCGTAATGTAATGATCTACTTCGATAAAGTGACCCAGGAGCGGATCCTGCGCCGTTTTGCGCCGCTGCTGAAACCCGGTGGCCTGCTGTTTGCCGGCCATTCGGAAAATTTCAGCCAGATCAGTGATGACTTCAAGCTGCGCGGACAGACGGTCTATCAGCTGACTAAGGAAAGAAGATGA